Proteins encoded within one genomic window of Bradyrhizobium sp. AZCC 1719:
- a CDS encoding thioesterase family protein gives MTTAAAAGEKLKDIPLPPAPFLSSVMQIEPQWIDYNGHLNMAYYNVMMDRAIDEMWLQLGIGPAYMKERHCSTFTAEAHVRYIREIHLGDPVQISVYLLGADEKRLHTFEELRHATEGWLSATSENMTLHMDMQRRKVAPFPPDIRARIQAVMDSHAAVPRPEGIGRKVAMPQK, from the coding sequence ATGACGACCGCTGCCGCCGCCGGGGAAAAACTGAAAGATATACCGCTGCCGCCGGCCCCGTTTCTGTCCTCGGTGATGCAGATCGAGCCGCAATGGATCGACTATAACGGCCATCTCAACATGGCCTATTACAACGTGATGATGGACCGCGCCATCGACGAAATGTGGCTGCAGCTCGGGATCGGGCCGGCCTATATGAAAGAGCGCCACTGCTCGACTTTCACGGCAGAAGCTCACGTGCGCTACATCAGAGAAATTCACCTCGGCGACCCCGTTCAGATTTCAGTTTATCTGTTGGGTGCCGACGAGAAGCGATTGCACACGTTCGAGGAATTGCGCCACGCGACCGAAGGCTGGCTTTCCGCGACTTCGGAAAACATGACGCTGCATATGGACATGCAGCGTCGGAAGGTTGCGCCCTTCCCGCCCGACATCCGCGCGCGCATCCAGGCGGTGATGGATTCGCATGCCGCCGTGCCGCGGCCGGAGGGGATCGGCCGCAAGGTCGCGATGCCGCAGAAGTAG
- a CDS encoding LysR family transcriptional regulator — translation MNIVHSAGMRALPPFDGLIAFDAALRHRSMTLAAGELGLTQSAISHRLKKLEGFVGARLLDRTGGGLLPTAAGATLAEGLGRMLDEMAELRARSRASVRPLTLKIGLGSALANYWLVRV, via the coding sequence ATGAATATCGTTCATAGTGCTGGCATGCGTGCTCTTCCCCCTTTTGATGGCCTGATTGCGTTCGACGCGGCGCTGCGCCATCGCAGCATGACGCTCGCGGCCGGTGAGCTGGGGCTCACACAGAGCGCGATCAGCCATCGACTGAAGAAACTTGAGGGCTTTGTGGGCGCGCGGTTGCTTGATCGTACAGGGGGCGGTCTGTTGCCGACCGCGGCTGGCGCTACCTTGGCCGAGGGACTCGGGCGGATGCTTGACGAAATGGCGGAGCTACGCGCCCGCTCGCGTGCATCGGTGCGGCCGCTGACACTCAAGATCGGACTAGGCTCCGCTCTTGCGAACTACTGGCTGGTGCGCGTCTGA
- a CDS encoding ATP-dependent helicase, which produces MTEPSKLPHHGVPEHQPAAGGIAARARAAAGPQYLNGLNPEQREAVETLDGPVLVLAGAGTGKTRVLTTRIAHILSQGRARPHEILSVTFTNKAAREMKLRLGQMLGQAVEGMPWLGTFHSIGGRILRIHAELVQLKSNFTVLDVDDQVRLLKQLLQAENIDDKRWPARMLAGLIDGWKNRGLAPSQVPSGEAAMFGNGKGGKLYASYQERLKILNAADFGDLLLENIRLFRENPDVLRQYQNRFKFILVDEYQDTNVAQYLWLRLLSQAPSRPGVPLSAIIPGDIDPPVIPGRVEDANSDVQLHIEESRDDKDSTRNSGSALSAHPGMTEAAAPTVPSSSPPKNICCVGDDDQSIYGWRGAEVDNILRFEHDFPGAKVIRLERNYRSTGHILAAASHLIAHNEGRLGKTLRTEDVDGEKVTVTGSWDSEEEARAIGEEIEELQRAGENLNEVAILVRASFQMREFEDRFVTLGLPYRVIGGPRFYERAEIRDALAYLRVINSPADDLAFERIVNVPKRGLGDATVQLLHDHARKRRTPLFEAARAVVETDELKPKARGALRDLILQFDRWRAQREVTAHTELAEIVLDESGYTEMWQKDRSADAAGRLDNLKELVRSMEEFENLQGFLEHISLVMDRDGEASDEAVSLMTLHSAKGLEFDNVFLPGWEEGLFPSQRTLDEQGRAGLEEERRLAHVGLTRARRRAKLYFATNRRIHGTWSTTIPSRFLDELPSANVEITESKGGSGWGGTGGYGPSRFDNVESFGSSYTTPGWQRAQANRNRSQGGRSGQARGGFEENQSSFSSSGFSRNKRGPIVIEGELVAKSTGTVSEFSLDDRVFHQKFGYGHVVKIDGNKLTIAFEKAGEKKVVDSFVERA; this is translated from the coding sequence ATGACCGAGCCGAGCAAACTGCCCCATCACGGCGTCCCCGAGCACCAGCCTGCGGCTGGCGGCATCGCCGCGCGTGCGCGGGCCGCCGCCGGCCCGCAATATCTCAACGGGCTCAATCCGGAGCAGCGCGAGGCGGTCGAGACGCTGGATGGCCCCGTTCTGGTGCTGGCGGGCGCCGGCACCGGCAAGACGCGCGTGCTGACCACGCGCATCGCCCATATCCTGAGCCAGGGCCGCGCGCGGCCGCATGAAATCCTCTCGGTGACTTTCACCAACAAGGCCGCGCGCGAGATGAAGCTCCGCCTCGGCCAAATGCTCGGCCAGGCCGTCGAAGGCATGCCGTGGCTTGGCACCTTCCACTCGATCGGCGGGCGCATCCTGCGTATCCACGCCGAGCTGGTACAGCTTAAATCCAATTTCACCGTGCTCGACGTCGACGATCAGGTCCGCCTGCTCAAGCAGCTCCTGCAGGCCGAGAACATCGACGACAAGCGCTGGCCGGCGCGCATGCTGGCCGGGCTGATCGACGGCTGGAAGAACCGCGGGCTGGCGCCCAGCCAGGTGCCGTCGGGGGAAGCCGCGATGTTCGGCAACGGCAAGGGCGGCAAGCTCTACGCCAGCTACCAGGAGCGGCTGAAAATCCTCAACGCCGCCGATTTCGGCGACCTGCTTCTCGAGAACATCCGGCTGTTTCGCGAAAACCCCGATGTGCTCAGGCAATACCAGAACCGCTTCAAGTTCATTCTGGTCGACGAATATCAGGACACCAATGTCGCGCAGTATCTGTGGCTGCGGCTGCTGTCGCAGGCGCCGTCGCGGCCGGGCGTGCCGCTGTCGGCGATCATTCCGGGAGATATCGATCCTCCCGTCATTCCGGGGCGCGTCGAAGACGCGAACTCCGATGTGCAATTGCACATCGAAGAATCTCGAGATGATAAGGACTCAACTCGAAATTCCGGGTCTGCGCTTTCAGCGCATCCCGGAATGACGGAGGCTGCGGCTCCCACCGTCCCCTCCTCCTCCCCACCGAAAAACATCTGCTGCGTCGGCGACGACGACCAGTCGATCTATGGCTGGCGCGGCGCGGAGGTCGACAACATCCTGCGCTTCGAGCACGATTTTCCCGGCGCAAAAGTCATCCGTCTTGAACGCAATTACCGCTCCACCGGCCACATTCTCGCCGCCGCTTCGCATCTGATCGCGCACAACGAAGGCCGGCTCGGCAAGACGCTGCGCACCGAGGATGTCGACGGCGAGAAGGTCACGGTCACAGGCTCCTGGGATTCGGAAGAGGAAGCCCGCGCCATCGGCGAGGAGATCGAGGAGTTGCAGCGCGCGGGCGAAAACCTCAACGAAGTTGCGATCCTGGTGCGGGCTTCGTTCCAGATGCGCGAGTTCGAAGATCGTTTTGTTACCCTCGGCCTGCCCTATCGCGTGATCGGCGGTCCGCGATTCTACGAGCGCGCCGAAATCCGCGATGCGCTGGCCTATCTGCGCGTGATCAATTCGCCCGCCGACGACCTTGCCTTCGAGCGCATCGTCAATGTCCCGAAGCGCGGGCTTGGCGACGCCACCGTGCAGTTGCTGCACGACCACGCCCGCAAGCGGCGCACGCCGCTGTTCGAAGCCGCGCGCGCCGTGGTCGAAACCGACGAATTGAAACCGAAGGCACGCGGAGCGCTGCGCGACCTCATCCTTCAATTCGACCGCTGGCGCGCCCAGCGCGAGGTGACCGCGCACACCGAGCTCGCCGAAATCGTGCTCGACGAGAGCGGCTATACCGAAATGTGGCAGAAGGACCGCTCGGCCGACGCCGCCGGCCGGCTCGACAATTTGAAAGAACTCGTGCGCTCGATGGAGGAATTCGAGAACCTGCAAGGGTTCCTCGAACATATCTCGCTGGTGATGGACCGCGACGGCGAGGCCAGCGACGAGGCGGTGTCGCTGATGACGTTGCATTCGGCCAAGGGGCTCGAATTCGACAACGTATTCCTGCCCGGCTGGGAGGAAGGCCTGTTTCCGAGCCAGCGCACGCTCGACGAACAAGGCCGTGCCGGCCTCGAGGAAGAGCGGCGCCTCGCCCATGTCGGGCTGACGCGCGCCCGTCGCCGCGCCAAACTCTATTTCGCCACCAACCGCCGCATTCACGGCACCTGGTCGACCACGATCCCGTCGCGCTTCCTCGACGAACTGCCGTCGGCCAATGTCGAGATCACCGAGTCCAAGGGCGGCTCCGGCTGGGGCGGCACCGGCGGCTACGGCCCCTCGCGTTTCGATAACGTTGAATCCTTCGGCTCCAGCTATACGACACCGGGCTGGCAGCGCGCGCAGGCCAATCGCAACCGCAGCCAGGGCGGCCGCAGCGGTCAGGCCCGCGGCGGGTTTGAGGAAAACCAGTCGTCATTCTCGTCCAGCGGCTTCTCGCGCAACAAGCGCGGCCCGATCGTGATCGAGGGCGAGTTGGTCGCGAAATCCACCGGCACGGTTTCGGAGTTCTCGCTCGACGACCGCGTGTTTCACCAGAAATTCGGCTACGGCCATGTGGTGAAGATCGACGGCAACAAGCTGACGATTGCGTTCGAAAAGGCCGGCGAGAAAAAAGTGGTGGATAGTTTTGTGGAGCGGGCGTGA
- a CDS encoding helix-turn-helix domain-containing protein, with protein MIAGQNVSSATSPLPRGVRRALDAMRGNVGHNWRLTELAAIGGVSGRTLQRQFLSFVGKTPRAALREIGLECARRELLQGTPDIKIMDVALRCGFPHFGRFSIEYRRRYGETPSQTLKRQEVLTDALGAMPSLFLPARDRPAVALGPIEAATENMAIAADIADDLVTALTRAGIAVATRSMAARYHLGGAIRGSGTQTYLTIRLIDTETGGQLWAHRADGVLRGETTTTEHLAARIAAALQPCLRLAEIDRALRKPTNCLGAQDLALRAMPGVLSLDADGNARALELLERAMDQDPNHPLAIALAAWAHVQRVVYHFTHAPLEERARSLELARRARALCGDATVLAVLGNALTLLKEFDTADLVIRKALAIDGGSAWAWSRSGWLDVYKGDPQSAIERFKIALDLAPHDPLAFNSMVGIGCAHFNAGRYAEAANWQERALIEHPSASWVHRTMCPAYVLAGQGPQARRSLSALRRHYPDLTVAEVQGGMPPLPPSQCDLVVGALQEAGLPA; from the coding sequence ATGATTGCTGGCCAGAACGTTTCATCGGCGACGTCGCCGCTGCCGCGCGGCGTCAGGCGCGCGCTGGACGCGATGCGTGGCAATGTCGGCCACAATTGGCGGCTGACGGAGCTTGCCGCCATCGGCGGCGTATCCGGCAGAACCCTGCAGCGGCAGTTCCTTAGCTTTGTCGGCAAGACCCCGCGTGCCGCGCTTCGCGAGATCGGGCTCGAATGCGCCCGTCGCGAGCTGTTGCAGGGTACGCCTGATATCAAGATCATGGACGTGGCGCTGCGCTGCGGCTTTCCGCATTTCGGGCGGTTTTCAATCGAGTATCGCCGCCGCTATGGCGAAACGCCGTCGCAGACGCTGAAGCGGCAGGAGGTGCTCACCGACGCGCTCGGTGCGATGCCCTCGCTGTTCTTGCCGGCGCGGGACCGGCCGGCGGTTGCGTTGGGCCCGATCGAGGCGGCAACGGAAAATATGGCCATCGCGGCCGACATCGCCGACGATCTCGTCACCGCATTGACCCGGGCCGGAATCGCAGTTGCAACGCGGTCGATGGCGGCGCGCTATCATTTGGGCGGTGCCATCAGGGGATCGGGTACGCAGACGTACCTGACGATCAGGCTGATCGACACCGAAACCGGCGGCCAGCTCTGGGCGCATCGCGCCGATGGCGTCCTGCGCGGCGAAACCACAACGACGGAACATCTCGCAGCCAGGATCGCGGCGGCGCTGCAGCCATGTTTGCGGCTGGCCGAAATCGATCGCGCGCTGCGCAAGCCGACGAATTGCCTCGGTGCCCAGGATCTCGCGCTACGGGCGATGCCGGGCGTTCTCTCCCTCGATGCCGATGGCAATGCCCGGGCCCTCGAATTGCTCGAGCGTGCGATGGATCAGGACCCAAACCATCCGCTCGCCATCGCACTCGCCGCATGGGCCCATGTCCAGCGCGTGGTCTATCACTTCACGCATGCGCCGCTGGAAGAGCGCGCCCGAAGCCTCGAACTGGCGCGCAGGGCAAGGGCGCTGTGCGGTGACGCCACCGTGCTTGCCGTGCTCGGCAACGCGCTAACGCTGCTCAAGGAGTTCGATACTGCGGATCTCGTTATTCGCAAGGCGCTCGCCATCGACGGCGGCTCGGCCTGGGCGTGGAGCCGTTCAGGATGGCTCGACGTCTACAAGGGCGACCCACAATCGGCAATCGAACGATTCAAGATCGCGCTCGACCTCGCGCCCCACGATCCGCTGGCTTTCAACAGCATGGTCGGGATCGGCTGCGCGCATTTCAATGCCGGCCGCTATGCCGAGGCAGCGAACTGGCAGGAGCGCGCGCTGATCGAACATCCCTCCGCAAGCTGGGTGCACCGAACCATGTGCCCGGCCTATGTGCTCGCCGGGCAAGGGCCGCAGGCCCGCCGCAGCCTCAGCGCACTGCGGCGGCATTATCCTGATCTCACGGTGGCGGAAGTGCAGGGCGGCATGCCGCCCCTGCCGCCAAGCCAGTGCGATCTGGTCGTCGGCGCGCTGCAGGAGGCTGGGCTGCCGGCCTGA
- a CDS encoding MFS transporter, translating into MNDIHGDVNNWRWQKAAIQDTSSRTMTQPINIADSDSGRSAQSMLPALLLGMAPFLANFDVTAVAIALPTVARELGFDVAGYAWVMDAYSLAFTACLLFAGALADRYGRRRAMLVGNGIFALASLACGMAWDGPTLLVARALQGIGAAFIVTGGFALIASVYVQARARTDAFALLGVMSGLAMAFGPTVGGLVSSWIGWRWIFLINLPACAMVAWGVPRLVAEAREAVPRRLDILGVVLFTSALTALVEALLHGRTSTSHLVAGLALSAVFLAVFGIQQGSRADPILDPGIFVQRAMIGIAILLCAVSIGYWAILIYLPLFFAAAFDWSSEVAGIALLTATLPMLFLPPLGGRLVDRLGWRLYFALALAILAAGNATIVIALLSDGSAPPLIPTFCGTVAIGVGVALAHPQLSGAAVSLVPPDLAGLASAVTVVMRQAGFAVGIAALGAVLHNQGSAISYIWLFSAAAMASAAGLVAALVLLPAPAAASKK; encoded by the coding sequence ATGAACGATATTCATGGCGATGTGAACAATTGGCGTTGGCAAAAAGCGGCAATCCAAGACACGAGTAGCCGCACGATGACACAGCCAATAAATATTGCAGACAGCGACTCCGGTCGGTCTGCACAATCGATGTTGCCGGCCCTGCTCTTGGGGATGGCGCCCTTCCTCGCCAATTTTGATGTGACGGCGGTAGCCATCGCGTTGCCGACCGTCGCACGTGAACTCGGGTTCGACGTTGCTGGGTATGCGTGGGTCATGGATGCCTACAGTTTGGCCTTCACAGCCTGCTTGTTGTTTGCGGGAGCGTTGGCGGATCGGTATGGACGACGGCGGGCGATGCTCGTCGGCAATGGCATCTTTGCACTCGCGTCTTTGGCGTGCGGGATGGCATGGGACGGACCGACGCTATTGGTTGCTCGTGCACTGCAGGGGATCGGAGCCGCATTCATCGTGACTGGCGGCTTCGCGCTGATCGCCAGTGTCTATGTGCAGGCAAGGGCGCGCACAGACGCGTTTGCCTTGCTTGGTGTCATGTCCGGGCTCGCCATGGCATTTGGCCCGACGGTTGGCGGACTTGTCTCATCGTGGATCGGCTGGCGCTGGATTTTCCTCATCAACCTGCCAGCCTGCGCTATGGTCGCGTGGGGCGTACCGCGGTTGGTCGCGGAAGCGCGCGAGGCGGTGCCCCGGCGGCTCGACATCCTGGGCGTCGTATTGTTTACCTCCGCGCTTACCGCGCTTGTCGAGGCGCTGTTGCATGGCCGCACGTCGACGTCACATTTGGTAGCGGGTCTCGCGCTGAGTGCGGTGTTTCTGGCTGTATTCGGCATACAGCAGGGAAGCCGCGCCGACCCGATCCTCGATCCAGGCATATTCGTTCAACGGGCCATGATCGGAATTGCGATCCTCCTGTGCGCCGTATCGATCGGCTACTGGGCGATCCTCATCTACTTGCCACTCTTCTTTGCTGCCGCTTTCGACTGGTCCTCGGAAGTGGCCGGCATCGCACTGCTGACGGCCACGCTGCCGATGCTGTTCCTGCCGCCATTGGGCGGTCGGCTTGTCGATCGTCTGGGATGGCGGCTTTACTTCGCCCTGGCGCTCGCGATTTTGGCAGCCGGCAATGCCACCATTGTGATCGCGCTGCTCTCGGATGGTTCAGCACCGCCGCTAATCCCGACTTTCTGCGGGACCGTCGCGATTGGGGTCGGCGTCGCTTTGGCTCACCCGCAACTGTCCGGCGCGGCCGTGTCGCTTGTGCCGCCGGATCTTGCTGGCTTGGCATCTGCCGTGACGGTCGTCATGCGCCAAGCCGGCTTCGCGGTCGGCATCGCAGCTCTCGGCGCGGTGCTTCATAACCAGGGATCGGCGATCAGCTACATCTGGCTGTTCTCGGCAGCGGCAATGGCATCAGCGGCGGGACTGGTCGCGGCGCTCGTCCTACTGCCCGCACCAGCGGCCGCGTCAAAAAAGTAG
- a CDS encoding DUF1328 domain-containing protein: protein MLSWVVTFLIIALIAGVLGFGGIAGASVEIAKAIFFIAVILFLISAVVGLVRGRSNV from the coding sequence ATGCTGAGTTGGGTCGTTACGTTCCTTATCATCGCGCTGATCGCAGGTGTTCTTGGCTTCGGCGGTATCGCCGGCGCTTCGGTCGAAATCGCCAAGGCGATCTTCTTTATCGCCGTAATTCTGTTCCTGATCTCGGCGGTGGTCGGACTGGTGCGCGGACGAAGTAACGTCTAG
- a CDS encoding FAD-binding oxidoreductase, whose translation MKRPEPQALASAVEALAARFGNRLITSQSVREQHAHTTTWLPTQPPDAVVMAQETADIQDVVRICAKHRVPVIAFGTGTSLEGQVNAPAGGICIDLRDMNRILEVHAEDLDCVIQPGVTRKALNEHLRDQGLFFPIDPGADASLGGMTATRASGTNAVRYGTMRENVLALKVVRGDGEIITTGTRAKKSAAGYDLTHLFVGAEGTLGIISELTIKLRGIPETIAAAACSFETVRGACQATILAIQTGIPLARIELLNAEQVRACNAYSKLTLPETPLLLLEFHGSEVEVAEQSRNFGEIAKECGGGDFTWTTKPEDRTKLWQARHDAYWSVKALRPGAGVVATDVCVPISRLADCVTETEEDLKRLNLLSPIVGHVGDGNFHCSLVCDVDNKEEMARGEEFMHRLVERAQSMGGTCTGEHGIGQGKQKYLKAELGPEAIDAMRALKQALDPQNIFNPGKIVPVG comes from the coding sequence ATGAAGCGGCCGGAACCGCAGGCTTTGGCAAGCGCCGTGGAGGCGCTGGCGGCGCGGTTCGGCAACCGGCTGATCACCTCGCAGTCGGTGCGCGAACAGCACGCCCATACCACCACTTGGCTGCCGACCCAGCCGCCCGACGCGGTGGTGATGGCGCAGGAAACCGCCGACATCCAGGACGTGGTGCGGATCTGCGCCAAACACCGTGTGCCTGTGATCGCTTTCGGAACCGGCACCTCGCTGGAAGGCCAGGTCAATGCGCCGGCCGGCGGCATCTGCATCGATCTGCGCGACATGAACCGGATTCTTGAAGTTCATGCGGAGGATCTGGACTGCGTGATCCAGCCCGGCGTCACCCGCAAGGCGCTGAACGAGCATCTGCGCGACCAGGGGTTGTTCTTTCCGATCGATCCGGGCGCCGATGCCTCGCTCGGCGGCATGACCGCGACGCGGGCGTCCGGCACCAATGCGGTGCGCTACGGCACCATGCGCGAGAACGTGCTGGCGCTGAAAGTGGTGCGCGGCGATGGCGAGATCATCACGACGGGCACGCGGGCGAAGAAGTCGGCAGCCGGCTACGACCTGACGCATCTGTTCGTCGGCGCCGAGGGTACGCTTGGCATCATCTCCGAGCTCACCATCAAGCTGCGCGGCATTCCCGAGACGATCGCGGCCGCTGCCTGCTCGTTCGAGACCGTGCGCGGCGCCTGCCAGGCCACGATCCTGGCCATCCAGACCGGCATTCCGCTGGCGCGGATCGAGCTGCTCAACGCCGAGCAGGTGCGCGCCTGCAACGCCTATTCCAAGCTGACCCTGCCGGAGACGCCGCTGTTGCTTCTGGAATTCCACGGCAGCGAGGTCGAGGTCGCCGAACAGTCCAGGAATTTCGGCGAGATCGCCAAGGAATGCGGCGGCGGCGACTTCACCTGGACCACCAAGCCCGAGGACCGCACCAAGCTCTGGCAGGCGCGGCATGACGCCTATTGGTCCGTCAAGGCGCTGCGGCCCGGCGCGGGCGTGGTGGCGACCGATGTCTGCGTGCCGATTTCACGGCTTGCGGACTGCGTTACCGAGACCGAGGAGGACCTGAAACGGCTCAATCTGCTGTCGCCGATTGTCGGCCATGTCGGCGACGGCAACTTTCACTGCTCGCTGGTTTGCGACGTCGACAACAAGGAAGAAATGGCGCGCGGCGAGGAGTTCATGCATCGCCTGGTCGAGCGCGCGCAGTCGATGGGCGGCACCTGCACCGGCGAGCACGGCATCGGGCAGGGCAAGCAGAAATACCTCAAGGCCGAGCTCGGCCCCGAGGCGATCGACGCCATGCGCGCGCTGAAGCAGGCGCTTGATCCGCAGAACATTTTCAATCCCGGCAAGATCGTGCCGGTGGGGTAG
- a CDS encoding type II toxin-antitoxin system HicB family antitoxin: protein MAHYVAIIEDAGPDRAVGVWFPDLPGCTSGGDDVDEALRNAPEALELYAESFEEDGKPLPRPRTLTELKSDPEIAGDLKTYMVALIELPARAHAAE, encoded by the coding sequence ATGGCTCACTACGTCGCCATTATCGAAGATGCCGGACCGGACCGCGCCGTTGGCGTGTGGTTTCCGGACCTGCCCGGCTGCACTTCGGGGGGCGATGACGTTGACGAAGCACTGCGCAACGCGCCGGAAGCTCTGGAGCTGTATGCGGAGAGCTTCGAAGAAGACGGCAAGCCGTTGCCGCGTCCACGAACGTTGACCGAGCTAAAGTCCGATCCGGAAATCGCCGGTGATCTCAAGACCTACATGGTCGCTCTGATCGAACTGCCCGCGCGCGCACACGCTGCAGAATAG
- a CDS encoding class I SAM-dependent methyltransferase: MATSAAAQTLQAGQIDLSALKTKQHGAWSSGDYAVVGTTLQIVGEELCEALDIRAGQKVLDVAAGNGNATLAAARRWCEVVSTDYVPSLLERGRSRAAAEGLSVEFKEADAEALDFGDATFDAVLSTFGVMFTPDQDRAASELLRVCRSGGKIGLANWTPEGFIGQLFKTLGKYLPPPAGAKSPALWGTQARITEMFGTSAASIKAEKRRFMFRYRSPLHFLDVFRNYYGPTLKAFAALDETNQRRLADDILTLIAAMNRAEDGTMVLPSEYLEIVIVKR, from the coding sequence ATGGCTACATCTGCCGCCGCTCAAACCCTGCAAGCCGGCCAGATCGATCTTTCCGCCCTGAAAACCAAGCAACACGGCGCATGGTCTTCCGGCGACTATGCCGTCGTCGGCACCACGCTGCAGATCGTCGGCGAAGAATTGTGCGAGGCGCTCGACATCCGGGCCGGGCAGAAGGTGCTCGACGTCGCTGCCGGAAACGGCAATGCGACGCTTGCTGCGGCGCGCCGCTGGTGCGAGGTGGTTTCCACCGATTACGTGCCGAGCCTGCTCGAGCGCGGCCGGTCGCGTGCCGCAGCCGAAGGCCTGTCAGTCGAGTTCAAGGAAGCGGATGCAGAGGCTCTGGACTTCGGCGACGCGACCTTCGACGCGGTGCTCTCGACCTTCGGCGTGATGTTCACGCCGGACCAGGACCGCGCGGCATCCGAACTTTTGCGGGTCTGCAGGAGCGGCGGCAAGATCGGCCTCGCCAACTGGACACCGGAAGGCTTTATCGGACAGTTGTTCAAGACGCTCGGCAAATATTTGCCGCCGCCGGCGGGCGCGAAATCGCCCGCGCTGTGGGGCACGCAGGCGCGCATCACCGAGATGTTCGGAACGTCGGCCGCTTCTATCAAGGCCGAGAAGCGTCGCTTCATGTTCCGCTACCGCTCGCCGCTGCATTTTCTCGACGTGTTCAGGAATTACTACGGCCCGACGCTGAAAGCCTTTGCCGCACTTGATGAAACCAACCAGCGCCGCCTCGCCGACGACATCCTGACGCTGATCGCGGCGATGAACCGCGCCGAGGACGGCACCATGGTGCTGCCGAGCGAGTATCTGGAAATCGTCATCGTCAAACGCTGA
- a CDS encoding LysR substrate-binding domain-containing protein has translation MESDVQARALDLDVQIRWIPKAGARTTSTQRLLFDEMVFPVAIPSLLPRGRPLREPHVLGTLPILHKGLVGRNDGAEWSWPVWFERLGVTAPVQGGLRFDNLGTAITAALQGSGVVLARSLLVHDALAEKRLCRVVSSNWDMTSSKAHIIRWPAALANDRRVALFVDWVVKEATRTPFR, from the coding sequence ATCGAAAGCGATGTTCAAGCGCGCGCCCTCGATCTCGACGTGCAGATCCGATGGATTCCTAAAGCTGGCGCGCGCACCACGTCGACCCAGCGCTTGCTGTTCGACGAGATGGTTTTCCCGGTCGCGATCCCGTCTCTGCTGCCGCGCGGGCGGCCATTGCGGGAGCCGCATGTGCTCGGCACTTTACCAATACTGCACAAGGGCCTCGTTGGCCGGAACGACGGCGCGGAATGGTCGTGGCCGGTGTGGTTCGAACGGCTGGGCGTCACGGCTCCCGTTCAGGGCGGGCTTCGCTTCGACAATCTCGGTACAGCAATCACTGCCGCTTTGCAGGGCAGCGGCGTCGTTCTAGCCAGGTCTTTGCTTGTTCATGATGCACTCGCGGAAAAGCGGCTTTGCCGCGTCGTGTCGTCAAACTGGGATATGACGTCCAGCAAGGCGCACATCATCCGCTGGCCTGCCGCCCTGGCGAATGACAGGCGTGTCGCACTGTTTGTTGACTGGGTTGTCAAGGAAGCGACAAGAACACCCTTTCGATGA
- a CDS encoding type II toxin-antitoxin system HicA family toxin: MLTNSREIVRRLEREGWTLVRVTGSHHVFKNPISGETLVVPHPKKDLGKGLVRAIYKGAGWKPD; this comes from the coding sequence ATGTTGACCAATAGCCGAGAAATTGTTCGGCGCCTGGAGCGGGAGGGATGGACACTTGTTCGTGTCACGGGCTCTCATCACGTGTTCAAAAACCCAATCTCGGGTGAAACACTAGTCGTTCCTCACCCCAAGAAGGACTTGGGAAAAGGTCTGGTTCGTGCCATTTATAAGGGCGCGGGGTGGAAACCCGATTGA